One genomic segment of Rhizobium gallicum bv. gallicum R602sp includes these proteins:
- a CDS encoding sterol desaturase family protein, giving the protein MHVLDVNQMIQSFVKSLELVVIFATFCAALELTFPAYRYSFASYVRGVRNWIIRLGWGALVWHLFAVSLDWLGIEPLVTINFGTLLHSDNAIINSGLAVLSGVLVAIAGDFFYYWMHRAQHAVPILWRMHATHHSIRELSAWNCNHHVSEPLIYAALVALPLALIHFESGVVPVVAMTLITFQGHLSHSSTRINLGPLRYIIGDNKFHRIHHSMEPHHRRRNYGFFTTIWDTIFLTAYWPEKNEWPEVGLRDQSEPHTVRDYVMFPFDRRRWRRAKVGSGVEAED; this is encoded by the coding sequence ATGCACGTTCTCGATGTTAATCAGATGATCCAGTCCTTCGTGAAATCGCTTGAGCTGGTTGTGATCTTCGCTACCTTTTGCGCCGCGCTGGAGCTAACCTTCCCGGCTTATCGATACAGCTTTGCCTCATACGTGCGCGGCGTGCGGAATTGGATTATTCGCCTCGGATGGGGTGCGCTTGTCTGGCACCTCTTCGCTGTGAGCTTGGACTGGTTAGGGATCGAGCCGCTCGTAACGATCAATTTCGGTACATTGCTTCACTCTGACAACGCAATCATTAACAGTGGACTGGCCGTCCTTTCAGGGGTTTTAGTCGCGATTGCCGGCGACTTCTTTTACTACTGGATGCACCGCGCTCAGCATGCAGTTCCAATCCTCTGGCGCATGCACGCTACCCACCACTCGATCCGCGAATTGTCGGCATGGAATTGCAATCATCACGTTTCCGAGCCCCTCATTTACGCAGCGTTAGTAGCACTACCACTCGCGCTGATCCACTTCGAATCTGGCGTAGTGCCAGTTGTTGCCATGACACTGATTACCTTTCAGGGTCATCTTTCACACTCCAGCACCCGCATCAATCTTGGGCCGCTTCGATATATCATTGGCGACAATAAGTTCCACCGCATTCACCACTCAATGGAACCGCATCACCGGCGCCGAAACTATGGGTTCTTTACAACCATCTGGGACACGATTTTTCTAACGGCATACTGGCCAGAAAAGAATGAGTGGCCGGAAGTTGGCCTTCGGGACCAGTCCGAGCCGCACACCGTGCGCGATTACGTTATGTTCCCATTTGATCGACGTCGCTGGCGTAGAGCTAAAGTCGGAAGTGGTGTAGAGGCTGAGGATTGA
- a CDS encoding 2-hydroxychromene-2-carboxylate isomerase, with product MTKLVEYFFSIGSPWSYIGFDAFVELAAKNGVVITPYLTTVVEENGGIFSRNRPEIRRAYWTRDLKRWARVRGKELRLEHRPELSDPTPASLFVIAAYLDGLDWIGAARALQHAFWVAARDIGKPDVREAIVTAAGFDGAALLRRQADDDVQNKWSADRVHARDSGVFGFPTYVYDGEIYWGQDNLPFLERHLRGDRP from the coding sequence GTGACAAAATTGGTGGAATATTTCTTTTCGATCGGCTCGCCCTGGTCCTACATCGGCTTCGATGCCTTCGTCGAACTTGCGGCGAAGAACGGCGTCGTCATCACGCCCTATCTGACGACGGTGGTCGAGGAAAATGGCGGCATCTTCTCGCGCAACCGGCCGGAGATCCGCCGCGCTTACTGGACGCGGGATCTCAAACGCTGGGCGCGCGTGCGCGGCAAGGAGTTGCGGCTCGAACATCGCCCGGAGCTCAGCGATCCGACGCCGGCATCCCTCTTCGTGATTGCCGCCTATCTCGATGGGCTGGATTGGATCGGCGCTGCCCGGGCTCTGCAGCATGCCTTCTGGGTCGCGGCCCGGGATATCGGCAAGCCCGATGTGCGCGAAGCGATCGTGACCGCTGCAGGTTTCGATGGCGCGGCACTTCTCCGGCGCCAAGCCGACGACGACGTCCAGAACAAGTGGTCGGCGGACCGCGTGCATGCGCGCGACAGCGGCGTCTTCGGGTTTCCCACCTATGTCTACGATGGCGAAATCTACTGGGGACAGGACAATTTGCCTTTCCTCGAACGTCATCTTCGAGGCGATAGGCCTTAG
- the msuE gene encoding FMN reductase: MSGFKLVGIAGSFNRPSKTLALVRHIAERANIRYGFTTETYDLHDVGPSLGGALWRRDLDEQARRVIEEIVQADALIIGSPTYKGSYPGLFKHLIDLIDPHELRGKPIIITATGGGDRHALMVEHQLRPLFGFFMSHTLPTAIYASDRDFAEYAVSSDPLLSRINEVIGELAAFFPGANPALAAAE, translated from the coding sequence ATGTCAGGTTTCAAACTCGTCGGCATCGCTGGCAGCTTCAACCGCCCATCCAAAACACTGGCACTTGTCCGGCACATCGCCGAACGCGCGAACATCCGCTACGGCTTTACGACCGAGACCTATGATTTGCACGATGTCGGTCCGTCGCTGGGTGGGGCCTTGTGGCGCAGGGATCTCGACGAGCAGGCCAGACGTGTCATCGAAGAGATCGTGCAGGCCGATGCCCTGATCATCGGCTCGCCGACCTACAAGGGCTCCTATCCCGGTCTTTTCAAACACCTCATCGATCTGATCGACCCGCACGAGCTTCGGGGCAAGCCGATCATCATCACGGCGACGGGCGGCGGTGACCGGCATGCGTTGATGGTCGAGCATCAGCTTCGGCCGCTGTTCGGTTTTTTCATGTCCCATACGCTTCCGACCGCCATTTATGCGTCCGATCGCGATTTTGCAGAGTATGCGGTCTCATCCGATCCGCTTTTGAGCCGCATCAACGAAGTGATCGGCGAATTGGCGGCCTTCTTTCCGGGCGCAAACCCGGCGCTGGCGGCGGCCGAGTAA
- the nodD2 gene encoding transcriptional regulator NodD2, which produces MRFKGLDLNLLVALDALMTERNLTAAARSINLSQPAMSAAVARLRTYFRDDLFTMAGRELVPSPRAEGLASAVREALLNIQLSIISWDPFNPAQSDRRFRIILSDYVTLVFFEKVVERVAREAPAVSFDFLPLADDFEELVRRGDVDFLIMPDVFMSKHPHAALFEDRFVCVGCHTNKQLSEPLTFEQYMSMGHVAVKFGNTRTPTIEEWYLLEHGFTRRVEVVVQGFSMIPPMVSGTDRIGTMPMRLAQHFAKTIPLQIVELPLPFPALTEAVQWPALHNSHPASIWMREILLQEASRMVSPFAPSEPLIDRTSTSADLLTFYPRTSLEPAA; this is translated from the coding sequence ATGCGGTTCAAAGGCCTTGACCTAAATCTCCTAGTGGCGCTCGACGCCCTGATGACCGAGCGTAATCTCACGGCGGCGGCGCGCAGCATCAACCTGAGCCAGCCGGCCATGAGCGCCGCCGTCGCCCGGTTGCGCACCTATTTCCGCGATGATCTCTTTACAATGGCAGGCCGAGAACTTGTTCCATCGCCGCGTGCAGAAGGGCTCGCCTCGGCAGTCCGCGAGGCTCTGCTGAACATCCAGCTCTCCATCATTTCCTGGGACCCGTTTAACCCGGCTCAGTCGGATCGCCGCTTCAGGATCATCCTCTCGGACTACGTCACGCTCGTATTTTTTGAAAAGGTCGTGGAGCGTGTGGCGCGGGAAGCTCCCGCCGTCAGCTTCGATTTCCTGCCTCTTGCCGACGACTTCGAGGAGCTCGTCCGGCGCGGCGATGTCGATTTTCTAATTATGCCGGACGTGTTCATGTCGAAGCATCCTCACGCAGCACTGTTCGAGGATAGATTCGTGTGCGTAGGCTGTCATACGAACAAGCAGCTATCAGAACCACTTACATTTGAGCAATACATGTCGATGGGCCACGTTGCGGTCAAGTTCGGGAATACGCGGACGCCCACCATCGAGGAATGGTATTTGCTCGAGCACGGTTTCACGAGACGTGTTGAAGTCGTCGTACAGGGCTTTAGCATGATTCCACCAATGGTGTCGGGTACCGACCGTATAGGGACCATGCCCATGCGGCTGGCGCAGCATTTCGCAAAAACAATACCCCTGCAGATCGTCGAGCTTCCCCTGCCATTTCCTGCACTCACCGAGGCCGTTCAATGGCCTGCCCTTCACAACAGTCACCCGGCAAGCATCTGGATGCGGGAGATATTGCTGCAGGAAGCGTCCCGTATGGTTTCGCCCTTTGCCCCGTCCGAGCCCCTCATCGACCGGACCAGCACGAGTGCTGACCTACTCACCTTCTATCCGCGGACTTCATTGGAGCCAGCGGCATAA
- a CDS encoding M16 family metallopeptidase — MTWEAAAVEPPRGESEIGNFLLSNGMEVVIIPDHRTPTVTHMVWYKVGNADEPPGKSGIAHFLEHLMFKGTKNHPAGEFDAKISEIGGQQNAFTGSDYTAYYQTVTPEALESMMEFEADRMRHLVLTDAVIAPERDVILEERRSRVEDNPEALLDEEMRATLYQNHPYRIPVIGWMHEMEQLNRGDAVAFYDRYYAPNNAILVVAGDVDAATVSWLAEKTYGAVPRGRDLPPRVRPQEPEQNTKRTVVLTDARVTLPSFQKSWVVPSYRITEPGEAEALELLSEILGGGTRSRIYQELVVNQGIASGAGAYLDGRSLDPSSFTVYGSPRGEAKIEAVEDAIDAEVRKIIDAGVTDVELEKAKNRLVRSMIFARDSQAGMAHIYGKALATGSTAYDLKQWPLRVRTVTAKDVQAVAKKHLNPDRSVAGYLLPRESATSGDKSQ; from the coding sequence ATGACCTGGGAAGCGGCGGCTGTCGAGCCCCCGCGAGGCGAATCCGAGATCGGAAATTTCCTGCTGAGCAACGGCATGGAGGTGGTCATCATACCCGATCACCGGACGCCGACCGTCACGCACATGGTCTGGTACAAGGTCGGCAACGCCGATGAGCCACCCGGCAAATCCGGCATCGCTCATTTCCTGGAGCATCTGATGTTCAAGGGCACGAAGAACCACCCCGCGGGTGAGTTTGACGCAAAGATCTCAGAGATCGGCGGCCAGCAAAACGCCTTCACGGGGTCCGACTACACCGCGTACTATCAGACGGTCACGCCGGAAGCCCTCGAATCAATGATGGAATTCGAAGCTGATCGGATGCGCCATCTCGTACTCACCGACGCGGTGATCGCGCCGGAGCGCGATGTCATTCTCGAGGAGCGGCGCTCTCGCGTCGAGGATAATCCCGAGGCGCTTCTCGACGAGGAGATGCGGGCGACCCTCTATCAGAACCATCCTTACCGCATCCCGGTCATCGGCTGGATGCACGAGATGGAACAGCTCAATCGTGGGGACGCCGTAGCGTTCTATGATCGCTACTATGCCCCGAACAACGCCATACTGGTCGTGGCAGGCGACGTGGACGCCGCGACGGTGTCGTGGCTAGCGGAGAAGACCTACGGAGCCGTACCGCGCGGCCGGGACCTGCCGCCGCGGGTCAGACCGCAGGAGCCGGAGCAGAACACCAAGCGGACGGTCGTGCTCACCGATGCGCGCGTGACCTTGCCGAGCTTCCAGAAGTCCTGGGTGGTGCCGTCCTACAGAATAACCGAGCCGGGCGAAGCAGAAGCCCTCGAGCTTCTGTCGGAAATTCTCGGCGGAGGAACGCGCAGCCGGATCTATCAGGAATTAGTGGTGAATCAGGGAATAGCCTCCGGGGCCGGCGCCTATCTCGACGGAAGATCGCTCGATCCGTCGAGCTTCACGGTTTATGGCTCGCCGCGGGGCGAGGCGAAAATCGAGGCGGTGGAAGACGCGATCGACGCTGAGGTTCGGAAAATCATCGACGCCGGCGTTACCGATGTCGAGCTCGAGAAGGCCAAGAACCGCTTGGTGCGCTCGATGATCTTCGCACGCGACAGCCAGGCGGGAATGGCCCACATCTACGGAAAGGCGCTTGCGACCGGCAGCACTGCATACGACTTAAAGCAATGGCCGTTGAGGGTCCGCACTGTAACGGCGAAGGACGTGCAGGCGGTTGCCAAGAAACATCTTAATCCGGACCGCTCGGTAGCGGGATATCTCCTGCCGCGGGAAAGCGCGACCTCAGGAGATAAAAGCCAATGA
- a CDS encoding helix-turn-helix transcriptional regulator codes for MTEKSPGDAVFRYRGSTFDSMIETLGEVFGTFDANLVGRAQDFRWGLDLTASESAALITGYHNEGFQFRAQWCSEATEHLSIVVPRRGGMAVTHGSRVAEARQGELLLYRNFEPDSISMHGQSNLIDELVLNWPLIQRTIGETFDVPFRGSLDLSPELDLSTPVGRTIGNLTEAIIDGIRDNGPLCQSPIAMVHITQALADVVIRMVPHRLSHLLDKKPCMIAPGHVRRGIEFMRANINQPITMPMVADAAGVSTRALEAGFRGFKDTTPAAYLQMLRLRAAREDLLDPENHMLLKEICLKWGFFQFGRFSAVYRAHYGENPSETRRRVCGSYPRRSS; via the coding sequence ATGACGGAAAAAAGCCCCGGTGATGCCGTTTTTCGATATCGTGGCTCAACGTTCGACAGCATGATCGAAACCCTCGGAGAGGTTTTCGGCACATTCGACGCCAATCTCGTCGGTCGTGCTCAAGACTTCCGTTGGGGGCTCGATCTTACGGCCTCTGAAAGCGCAGCATTGATTACGGGTTACCATAATGAAGGGTTTCAGTTCCGCGCTCAGTGGTGTTCCGAGGCAACAGAGCATCTATCGATCGTGGTGCCGCGCAGGGGTGGCATGGCGGTTACGCATGGTTCGCGCGTGGCCGAGGCCCGACAGGGAGAATTGCTTCTTTACAGGAATTTTGAGCCTGACAGCATCTCAATGCATGGGCAATCCAATCTAATAGATGAGCTGGTGCTTAATTGGCCATTGATCCAACGGACCATTGGCGAAACTTTCGATGTGCCGTTTAGAGGCTCGCTCGACCTGTCGCCCGAACTAGATCTGTCAACACCAGTTGGTCGAACAATCGGCAATCTCACAGAAGCGATCATAGACGGAATACGCGATAATGGTCCCCTCTGTCAGTCTCCCATAGCCATGGTTCATATTACGCAGGCGCTAGCCGATGTCGTGATACGGATGGTACCTCATCGATTATCGCATCTGCTGGATAAGAAGCCTTGCATGATTGCTCCCGGACATGTCCGCCGCGGGATCGAGTTCATGCGCGCCAATATCAACCAGCCGATTACAATGCCAATGGTGGCAGATGCAGCGGGTGTTTCCACCAGAGCACTCGAAGCGGGTTTTCGTGGTTTCAAGGATACAACGCCTGCAGCGTATCTACAGATGCTTCGGTTACGGGCAGCACGGGAGGACCTGCTCGACCCAGAGAACCATATGCTTTTGAAAGAAATCTGCCTGAAATGGGGATTCTTTCAGTTCGGGAGGTTCTCCGCAGTTTATAGGGCACACTATGGAGAAAATCCGTCCGAAACAAGGAGACGCGTCTGCGGATCATATCCTCGTAGGTCCTCCTGA
- a CDS encoding aldose epimerase family protein, whose translation MHDAVVIRSGLAQAVVNRKGAELIGWQVGANDLLWPRGSPGWNQTCPLMFPSCGWSESSLVEIKGQYYPMPVHGFISTQEFDVVFNSESEVTLEASDNEFTKTMFPFYFLFRISYKIVDSQLNIEISVTNKSFSAFLPYSIGIHPGFRWPLLSPHKDSWRLEFEKSESALVPCISSQGLIRGNQRKLSFHGRCLHLNESLFQNEALCFLNANSKRLSLVGEKATIRIDAPDARHWVVWSLPQQDFLALEPCTGHGDIEGRRIPFDEREYNVNLAPGEEQQFRVRFEFLQHED comes from the coding sequence ATGCATGATGCTGTCGTTATTCGTTCCGGTCTTGCACAGGCAGTCGTCAACCGAAAAGGAGCAGAGCTAATTGGGTGGCAGGTCGGTGCAAACGACCTCCTTTGGCCGCGAGGCTCCCCAGGTTGGAACCAAACTTGTCCCCTGATGTTTCCTTCATGCGGATGGAGTGAGTCTTCGCTTGTCGAAATAAAAGGGCAATATTATCCGATGCCTGTTCACGGCTTTATCAGCACGCAGGAATTTGACGTGGTTTTCAACTCAGAAAGCGAGGTGACACTAGAAGCATCTGACAATGAATTCACGAAAACAATGTTTCCATTTTATTTCCTTTTCAGGATTTCGTATAAAATTGTAGATAGTCAACTGAATATTGAGATCTCCGTAACAAACAAGTCCTTTAGTGCTTTCTTGCCTTATTCCATCGGCATACATCCCGGATTTAGATGGCCGTTACTGTCTCCGCACAAAGACAGTTGGCGGCTGGAATTCGAGAAATCGGAATCCGCTCTCGTCCCGTGCATATCTTCCCAAGGGCTAATTCGAGGTAATCAACGGAAGCTTTCATTCCACGGACGTTGCCTTCATCTAAATGAAAGCCTTTTCCAGAATGAGGCCCTCTGTTTTTTGAATGCGAACAGTAAAAGGCTGTCGCTCGTTGGAGAGAAGGCCACAATCAGAATTGACGCGCCAGACGCGCGTCACTGGGTTGTATGGTCTCTTCCACAGCAAGACTTTCTGGCGTTAGAACCATGTACGGGCCACGGTGACATTGAGGGCCGACGCATTCCATTTGACGAGCGGGAATATAATGTCAATCTTGCCCCAGGAGAAGAACAACAATTCCGAGTACGATTTGAGTTTTTACAGCATGAAGATTAG
- a CDS encoding M16 family metallopeptidase: MTMFNRLPIGATKPLLVVLVLLGLAATPARAAMAIQEVKGSSGIKAWLVEDYSVPIVTIRFAFRGGSTQDPSGNEGLVNLMTQLFDEGAGDLDSEAFQERLDDAGADMRFDAERDALYGSMRVVADQKDVAFDLLRLAVEQPRFDQAPVDRIRAQIVSGIMAEAKDPEAVAQVAWRKALYGDHPYSRRNEGTEQTLAAVATSDLKALHKRLFARSNLAIAVAGAIDASALKRDLDRIFGGLPAEPSLMPIADTAPKLAQEIRVPYDLPQSRLRLAYSAISDKEPQFFAAYLMNHILGGGAFTSRLWNEVREKRGLAYGIRSSLVNNDHASALVIDTGTRPDRAAETLSLIRAEARRMAAEGVNQEELEAAKKNVIGGYAIDNLNSSSAIANTLVGIQMKDLGIDYIARRKQLIEAVTVEDVRSVARQLLSADPAVMIVGPPLKERKE; this comes from the coding sequence ATGACGATGTTCAACCGACTGCCGATCGGGGCCACCAAGCCACTGCTGGTCGTGCTCGTATTGCTGGGTCTTGCCGCAACGCCGGCGCGGGCGGCCATGGCCATCCAGGAAGTCAAGGGTTCGAGCGGGATCAAGGCCTGGCTGGTGGAAGACTATTCGGTACCGATCGTCACCATTCGTTTCGCGTTCCGGGGCGGCAGCACGCAGGATCCTTCCGGTAACGAAGGCCTTGTCAATCTCATGACCCAATTGTTCGACGAAGGGGCCGGCGACCTTGACAGCGAAGCCTTCCAGGAGAGGCTAGACGATGCCGGCGCCGATATGCGTTTCGACGCCGAGCGCGATGCGCTCTACGGCTCCATGCGCGTGGTCGCCGATCAGAAGGATGTTGCGTTCGATCTTCTCCGGCTGGCCGTCGAGCAGCCGCGCTTCGACCAAGCGCCCGTGGATCGCATCCGCGCGCAGATCGTCTCCGGCATCATGGCGGAAGCCAAGGATCCGGAGGCGGTCGCACAGGTCGCATGGAGGAAAGCGCTCTATGGCGATCATCCGTATTCCCGGCGAAACGAGGGCACCGAGCAAACCCTCGCCGCTGTCGCGACCTCCGATCTAAAGGCGCTTCATAAGCGGCTTTTCGCGCGCAGCAACCTTGCCATCGCCGTGGCGGGAGCGATCGATGCCAGCGCACTCAAGCGCGATCTGGATCGGATATTCGGCGGATTGCCTGCCGAACCGTCGCTGATGCCGATCGCCGACACCGCGCCGAAGCTGGCGCAGGAAATTCGCGTCCCCTATGATTTACCTCAGAGCCGACTGCGCCTGGCCTATTCCGCGATCAGCGACAAAGAGCCGCAGTTCTTCGCAGCCTATCTCATGAACCACATCCTCGGCGGAGGAGCGTTCACGTCCAGGCTCTGGAACGAGGTGCGCGAGAAGCGTGGGCTCGCCTACGGCATCAGATCTAGCTTGGTGAACAACGACCATGCCTCGGCGCTAGTGATCGACACGGGGACCCGCCCGGATCGGGCCGCAGAGACGCTCTCCCTCATTCGCGCCGAGGCGAGGCGGATGGCGGCGGAGGGCGTCAACCAGGAGGAGCTCGAAGCGGCGAAGAAAAACGTCATCGGCGGTTACGCGATCGACAATCTCAACTCATCCAGCGCGATCGCCAACACTCTGGTCGGAATCCAGATGAAAGATCTCGGCATCGACTATATCGCGCGGCGGAAACAGCTGATCGAGGCGGTAACCGTTGAGGATGTTCGGTCGGTCGCGAGACAGCTTCTCTCCGCCGATCCCGCCGTGATGATCGTCGGACCGCCGCTCAAGGAAAGGAAAGAATGA